The following DNA comes from Enterocloster bolteae.
ACAGCCTTTACCCTGGCAGCATCTTCACGGATGCTCAGGGCACCCACCTTCATCTTGACGCCTGAGACCCCCTGTTCCATATAACCCTCCATCTCTCTCTGGAGATCCGCGATTCCTTTTCCAGGTTCATAATATCCGCCGGCAATATAAACAGGCACGCTCCTTCTGTATTCCCCCAAGAGCCGGTACAGCGGCAGTCCCAGTGACTTGGCCTTGATATCCCAAAGGGCCATGTCAATACCGCTGATCGTTCTGGTGCTGATTCCCTTGCGCCCTGTAAGCTTAGGCACATAGAGTCTATCCCAAAGCCACTCCGTGCGCATAGGATCCTGTCCAATCAACCGGTCTTTCAGCTCATCCACCATCATGAAAGGATTTATGCCCAGTACCGGACCGGAAAGGCCGTATCCTGTAATTTCCTGGTCTGTCTCCACTGTGATAACCGCCAGGCCGCAGTGGGTGTAGGTATGCATTCCGTTGGTGATGGGACGGCTTTTCTCCCATCTGAAATATTCCTGTCTTACATCTGTTATCTTCATATGATGTCCTTTACAAAAGGGAATGCCGCAAAATGCATCTCCCCATTCTGCGGCATCTCTCTCCTGTTCCTTCCTGCCCTTACTGGGCAGTTGCTGTCTCTATTTCCCGGTTGATTCCGTCAATCAGCATATCCGCACAGGCAGCAGCGTCCTCTTCCCCATAGCTCAAAGACTGGATTGCAAGGGTATACACACCGTCAGGCGCCTTTAATGCAGCCCGCTCTGTGAATATATCCAGCTTGAAGGCAGACCATGCCATCAGTTTCTCATTCATTTCAGCCACCAGGCTTCCCTCAGTCTCAACATATTTAACCGCATTTTTGTTGCACGGGATGCCGCGGCTGTCTCCAAGGATAACAGCTCCTTCTTCGTCCCCAAACAGGAACTGTATCAGGGCAGCAGCTTCCACCGGATGCTCAGAAGTGGAAGTGATTGCAATAACCTGCGATGCCTTAATGGGACCGCCATGGTATTCGCCCATATTAATCATATCGCCCACCACAATTTCGCCGTCAGTGACCGCATCCACATACTTGGCAATATTGGTATCCCAGCACATGGCGCCGCCGTAATGGCCGTTAATCCAGCTCTCGCTTGTCTCCAAAAGTTCAGAGGTGCCTTCCCCTGCCAGCTTCTCGGAATCAGGGATGATGTGCCTGTCTTCCAGCTCCTTGATGAAGTTCAGTCCTTCTGCGATTTCTTCTTTGGAGTACTGAAGCGCATTGTCCTTAATCCAATCCCTGCCGTATTTACACTGGAGATAATAAATCATGAGATGCACCTTTACATAATCCGCACAGGCAAAGGGATAGTAGGATCCATCCTCATAAGCCGCGAATTTCTCCCCCGCCTCATACAGCTCGTCCAGGGTAGTGGGTATCTTTGCCCCTACCTTATCATAGGTTGTCTTGTTCCATATAAAACCGCGGCCCGTATTGGC
Coding sequences within:
- a CDS encoding ABC transporter substrate-binding protein, producing MRKRGKQLVSLILAGALAGSLAGCMPTQSKETAAAPAKTQDTKAAENAAGADPEAAGADTEAAASADMEVNTTDPITLRFNWWGGDSRHEKTLKAIEAFEAKYPNITVEAEYEAFNGHEEKISLALNAGSAADVVQLNMDWVFAYSPNGDTFYDLNKVSNIIDLSNYDDSDKAFYTVNGALQALPIANTGRGFIWNKTTYDKVGAKIPTTLDELYEAGEKFAAYEDGSYYPFACADYVKVHLMIYYLQCKYGRDWIKDNALQYSKEEIAEGLNFIKELEDRHIIPDSEKLAGEGTSELLETSESWINGHYGGAMCWDTNIAKYVDAVTDGEIVVGDMINMGEYHGGPIKASQVIAITSTSEHPVEAAALIQFLFGDEEGAVILGDSRGIPCNKNAVKYVETEGSLVAEMNEKLMAWSAFKLDIFTERAALKAPDGVYTLAIQSLSYGEEDAAACADMLIDGINREIETATAQ